A part of Pseudoliparis swirei isolate HS2019 ecotype Mariana Trench chromosome 8, NWPU_hadal_v1, whole genome shotgun sequence genomic DNA contains:
- the rab31 gene encoding ras-related protein Rab-31, which translates to MITKLSTLTMSIRELKVCLLGDTGVGKSSIVCRFVQDHFDHHISPTIGASFLTKTVPSGNELHKFLIWDTAGQERFHSLAPMYYRGSAAAVIVYDITKLDSFQTLKKWVKELKEHGPEDIVVAIAGNKNDLGDIREVPMKEAKEFAESIAAIFIETSARNAVNVEELFRKISKRIPPLEKSEEESDDSFKLSRQPTPSARRCC; encoded by the exons ATGATTACAAAACTTTCGACATTGACCATGTCCATACGAGAGCTGAAAGTTTGCCTTTTAGGG GACACTGGAGTTGGGAAATCCAGTATTGTTTGCCGGTTCGTTCAGGATCATTTTGACCACCATATAAGCCCCACAATCGG AGCATCGTTCCTAACCAAAACAGTGCCATCTGGAAATGAACTACACAAATTTCTGATCTGGGATACAGCCGGACAGGAAAGG TTCCACTCACTCGCTCCTATGTACTACAGAGGGTCGGCTGCTGCTGTCATTGTCTATGACATTACTAAACTG GACTCTTTCCAGACATTGAAGAAGTGGGTGAAGGAGCTGAAAGAACACGGTCCAGAGGACATCGTTGTAGCCATAGCAGGGAACAAGAATGATTTAGGAGACATCAG GGAGGTTCCCATGAAGGAAGCCAAGGAGTTTGCTGAATCAATTGCAGCTATTTTCATCGAGACTAGTGCAAGAAATGCTGTCAATGTGGAAGAGCTCTTTCGGAAAATCA GTAAACGGATCCCACCCCTGGAGAAGTCTGAGGAGGAGAGCGACGACTCCTTTAAACTCAGCCGGCAGCCGACTCCGTCCGCCAGGAGATGCTGCTAG